GTAGTTCCTCCAGTTGTGATCGAATACGGTCGCCTCTCTTTTCGTCTTCTCGTAGACCTCCGTTCCCGGAAACGGCGTCAGGATCCCGGTGTTCACCATCGCCAGCTTGTTCCGCATGGCGAAATCGAGGACGTCATCGAAGGTCGAAGGCGTATCCCGTTCAAACCCGAAAATGAAAGCGCCGATCACGGTGATCCCGGCCCGGTGCATCTTGCGGATGTTCTCCTCGTAGTTCTTCACTTTGTTGAAGGCCTTGTGGGACGAGTTCAGCGTTTCCTGATCGATGGACTCGATGCCGACGAAGAGGCCGATGCACCCGGATTTCGCCGCGAGGTGAAGGAGCTTCTCGTCCCGGCAGATCAGTTCGAGCGAACCCTGGCTCCCCCACTTGATGCCGAGCGGAATCAGGGCCTCGCAAAGTTCGTAGGCGTATTTCTTCGAGAAGAAGATGTTGTCGTCCACGAAAAAGAAATTCCGCGCGGGAAACCGGCGGATCTCCTCCACCACATGCTCCACCGGCCGGGTTCGAAACGTCTTGCCGTACATGAGCGTCACCGTGCAGAAATTGCATCCGAGCGGACAGCCCCGGCCCGCCTGAAGCACCTGCGCGCCAAAGGTGGTCTTGGCGTCGTAGAAGAGATCTTTCCGCGGCATCGGAAGATCTTTGAGGTCGATGAGCTGCTCGGTCTGGTACACGGGCTTGAGTTTGTCCGCCTTCAAATC
The nucleotide sequence above comes from Nitrospirota bacterium. Encoded proteins:
- a CDS encoding B12-binding domain-containing radical SAM protein, giving the protein MKLLLIAPAGLEVQGVKGKHVHHLNLAVIAALATPYFDDIRIIEEEFEALDLEEKADFVGITMMSCQAPRGYWLADHYRRKGVRTICGGSHASFMTEECGRHFDSVVVNEVEMIWSEIMEDLKADKLKPVYQTEQLIDLKDLPMPRKDLFYDAKTTFGAQVLQAGRGCPLGCNFCTVTLMYGKTFRTRPVEHVVEEIRRFPARNFFFVDDNIFFSKKYAYELCEALIPLGIKWGSQGSLELICRDEKLLHLAAKSGCIGLFVGIESIDQETLNSSHKAFNKVKNYEENIRKMHRAGITVIGAFIFGFERDTPSTFDDVLDFAMRNKLAMVNTGILTPFPGTEVYEKTKREATVFDHNWRNYSGARLVWRHPRMSKEEMEENYIRFRKRFYSWASIFKRFWANRAHPLYYLGMNYTHWWRAQRSNEGRALPTAA